One segment of Solanum lycopersicum chromosome 1, SLM_r2.1 DNA contains the following:
- the LOC101255531 gene encoding protein transport protein SEC23 C → MTEFLELETQDAVRMPWNVLPGSKSEAAQCVIPVSAIYTPLKPFPDTPTLPYAPLRCRNCRSVLNPFSIVDFSSTKIWICCFCLQRNHFPPSYQSISETNMPAELFPQYTTIEYETPSEKASLTNPVFLFVIDTCVIEEEIGYLKSSLLQVVGTLPENCLIGLITFGTYVHVHELGFGQIPKVYVFKGSKEVSKDQVLEQMGFFANKLKPTTGVIAGVRDGLSQESISRFLLPASECEFTLNSILEELQRDPWPVPADHRAARCTGTALSVASHLLGICVPGSGARIMAFLGGPSTEGPGAIVSKILSEPIRSHKDLDKDSAPLYHKAVKFYEGISKQLVHQGHVLDVFACALEQVGLAEIKVACEKTGGLVVLAESFGHSVFKDSLKQVFQSGGNDLGLASNGIFEVNCSKDIKVQGVIGPSASLEKKGPLCSEVVVGQGNTTAWKMCGLDKSSTFCLIFEVAKKESPEAIAQSANPQFYFQFLTYYQHSSGQMRLRVTTLSRRWVAGPGSVQDLIAGFDQEAAAVVMARQVSFKMETEADFDPIRWLDKSLIHICSRFGDYQKDTPSSFTLSPRFSIFPQFMFHLRRSQFVQVFGNSPDETAYFRMILNRENVANSVVMIQPSLISYSFHSGPEPVLLDVAAIAAERILLLDSYFTIVVFHGSTIAQWRKLGYHEQPEHQAFAELLKSPREDAEAIVHERFPVPRLVICDQYGSQARFMLAKLNPSATYNSDAPPIPGGDIIFTDDVSFEVFLDHLQRLAVH, encoded by the exons ATGACGGAATTCCTTGAATTAGAAACACAAGACGCCGTAAGGATGCCGTGGAACGTATTGCCGGGAAGCAAATCGGAGGCTGCGCAATGCGTAATTCCCGTTTCCGCCATATACACACCGTTAAAACCCTTCCCTGACACTCCTACTCTTCCTTACGCACCACTCCGTTGCCGCAATTGCCGATCGGTTCTCAATCCTTTCTCCATCGTTGATTTCTCGTCTACTAAGATCTGGATCTGCTGTTTTTGCCTTCAGCGTAATCACTTTCCTCCGAGTTATCAGTCTATATCGGAGACTAATATGCCGGCTGAGTTGTTCCCGCAATATACTACCATTGAATACGAAACTCCTTCGGAAAAAGCCTCCTTGACGAACCCTGTTTTTCTTTTCGTGATCGATACCTGTGTTATTGAAGAGGAGATTGGTTACCTGAAATCATCTTTGCTACAG GTAGTGGGCACATTGCCCGAGAATTGTTTAATTGGCCTTATCACATTTGGGACCTACGTGCATGTTCATGAGCTGGGGTTTGGGCAGATTCCAAAGGTTTATGTGTTCAAGGGGTCAAAGGAAGTTTCTAAAGATCAAGTGTTGGAGCAAATGGGCTTCTTTGCAAATAAGCTTAAACCAACCACAGGTGTCATTGCTGGGGTTAGAGATGGACTTTCTCAAGAGAGTATTTCTAGGTTTTTGTTGCCTGCATCTGAGTGCGAGTTTACACTCAACTCG ATATTAGAGGAGCTTCAAAGAGATCCTTGGCCCGTGCCAGCTGATCATCGAGCTGCACGGTGCACTGGTACAGCATTGAGTGTGGCTTCTCATTTGTTGGGTATATGTGTTCCAGGTTCTGGGGCCAGAATTATGGCATTCTTAGGTGGGCCCTCAACAGAAGGGCCAGGTGCT ATTGTGTCGAAGATTTTATCTGAGCCCATAAGGTCTCACAAGGATCTGGACAAAGATTCTGCACCATTGTATCATAAGGCTGTGAAGTTTTACGAGGGAATTTCAAAGCAACTTGTGCATCAAGGGCATGTGTTGGATGTTTTTGCTTGTGCACTTGAACAG GTCGGCCTTGCTGAAATTAAAGTTGCATGTGAGAAAACTGGTGGACTTGTTGTTCTTGCAGAAAGTTTTGGCCATAGTGTTTTCAAGGATTCTCTGAAACAAGTTTTCCAGTCAGGTGGCAATGATCTTGGACTGGCATCAAA CGGTATTTTTGAGGTAAATTGCTCAAAAGATATCAAAGTTCAGGGAGTTATTGGTCCTTCTGCATCACTTGAAAAG AAAGGTCCTTTGTGCTCTGAGGTTGTCGTAGGTCAGGGAAATACAACAGCTTGGAAGATGTGTGGTCTTGATAAATCTTCAACGTTTTGTTTAATATTTGAAGTTGCCAAGAAGGAGAGCCCAGAAGCAATTGCTCAATCTGCAAATCCACAGTTTTATTTCCAGTTTTTGACATA TTATCAGCACAGTAGCGGACAAATGAGACTTCGGGTTACCACTCTTTCTAGAAGATGGGTTGCTGGACCTGGAAGTGTACAG GACCTTATTGCTGGATTTGATCAAGAAGCAGCTGCTGTGGTAATGGCACGACAAGTTTCTTTCAAAATGGAAACCGAG GCTGATTTTGATCCCATCAGATGGCTGGATAAGTCATTGATACACATATGTTCTCGGTTTGGTGACTACCAAAAAGATACTCCATCTTCTTTCACTCTATCTCCTCGTTTCTCAATATTTCCCCAGTTTATGTTTCACTTGCGGCGGTCTCAGTTTGTCCAG GTCTTTGGAAACAGTCCAGATGAGACGGCATATTTTAGAATGATTCTGAACAGGGAAAATGTTGCTAACTCAGTCGTGATGATTCAGCCCTCTTTGATATCTTATTCTTTTCATTCTGGTCCGGAACCAGTCCTCCTTGATGTGGCGGCAATTGCTGCTGAAAGAATCCTTCTTCTTGATTCTTATTTTACCATTGTCGTGTTTCATGGATCAACTATTGCTCAATGGAGAAAACTTGGATATCATGAACAGCCTGAACATCAG GCATTTGCTGAACTATTAAAATCTCCTAGAGAAGATGCAGAGGCCATTGTTCATGAAAGATTTCCTGTACCTCGTTTGGTCAtttgtgatcaatatggatctCAG GCCCGTTTTATGCTAGCAAAGTTGAATCCCTCTGCCACTTACAACTCTGATGCTCCTCCAATTCCTGGTGGAGATATTATATTCACGGATGACGTTAGTTTTGAGGTTTTCTTGGATCATCTGCAGCGGTTGGCTGTTCATTAG
- the XTH5 gene encoding xyloglucan endotransglucosylase-hydrolase precursor, giving the protein MDFIRMKICLSVLFFFHVWFCRAFNDVSTIPFNKGFSHLFGDGNILHANDDNSLQLHLNQNTGSGFKSSDLYNHGFFSAKIKLPSDYTAGIVVAFYTTNQDVFKKTHDELDFEFLGNIKGKAWRFQTNMYGNGSTHRGREERYTLWFDPSKEFHRYSILWTNKNIIFYIDDVPIREIVRNDAMGGDYPSKPMGLYATIWDASDWATSGGKYKTNYKYAPFIAEFTDLVLNGCAMDPLEQVVNPSLCDEKDVELQKSDFSRITSRQRMSMKRFRAKYMYYSYCYDSLRYSVPPPECEIDPVEQQHFKETGRLKFINKHHGHRHPKKTKSEVLDARKYGNEDEE; this is encoded by the exons atggatttCATCAGAATGAAAATATGTCTTtctgtcttattttttttccatgttTGGTTTTGTAGAGCTTTTAATGATGTCTCAACAATTCCTTTTAACAAAGGATTCAGCCATCTCTTTGGTGATGGAAATATTCTTCATGCTAACGATGATAACAGCCTTCAACTTCATCTCAACCAAAACACAG GTTCAGGGTTCAAGTCTTCTGACCTTTACAACCATGGTTTCTTCAGTGCTAAAATTAAATTGCCATCAGATTATACTGCAGGAATAGTTGTTGCCTTCTAT ACGACGAATCAAGATGTATTTAAGAAGACACACGATGAActagattttgaatttttgggaaatataaaaggaaaagcaTGGAGATTTCAAACAAATATGTATGGAAATGGAAGCACACATagaggaagagaagaaagatATACTCTATGGTTTGATCCTTCTAAAGAGTTCCATCGTTATAGTATTTTGTGGACCAACAAAAACATCAT ATTTTATATAGATGATGTTCCAATTAGAGAAATTGTAAGAAATGATGCAATGGGTGGAGACTACCCATCAAAGCCAATGGGCCTATATGCAACAATTTGGGATGCTTCAGATTGGGCTACTTCAGGTGgaaaatacaaaacaaattaCAAATATGCACCATTTATAGCTGAATTTACTGATTTAGTACTCAATGGATGTGCAATGGACCCATTGGAACAAGTTGTAAACCCTAGTCTTTGTGATGAAAAAGATGTTGAACTCCAAAAGTCGGATTTTTCAAGAATTACATCGAGACAAAGAATGTCCATGAAAAGATTTAGGGCGAAATATATGTACTATTCTTACTGTTACGATTCATTGAGATACTCAGTGCCACCACCAGAGTGCGAgattgatccagttgagcaaCAACATTTTAAAGAGACTGGAAGGTTGAAGTTTATAAACAAGCACCACGGACATCGTCATcctaagaaaacaaaaagtgaagttcttgatgCTAGGAAGTATGGAAATGAAGATGAAGAGTGA